One Candidatus Neomarinimicrobiota bacterium DNA segment encodes these proteins:
- the amrS gene encoding AmmeMemoRadiSam system radical SAM enzyme: MADILAKWWKPLEKDKVLCTLCPRYCKIGDGQNGFCFIRKNKGGRLYQTGYGTSTGFAIDPIEKKPLNHFLPGTPVLSFGTAGCNLGCRFCQNWDTSKSRLDETRSLRDLTAEQVVQLAVDKKCPSVAYTYNDPTIWGEWVIDIAKISKETGIKNVMVTAGYITPEAREEIYPFIDAANVDLKAFTETFYHKLTFSRLADVLDTISWLANETDVWIELTNLVIPEHNDSTDEIGKMVDWVLENVGDEIPMHFTAFHPDFKMMDIPPTPPEIVTEARNLAVEKGLKYVYVGNVHNPHGQTTYCPSCHASVIVRNWHSVVSMNLTDGRCECGQRIPVIQA; encoded by the coding sequence ATGGCGGATATTCTGGCGAAATGGTGGAAGCCTCTGGAGAAGGACAAAGTTCTCTGCACGCTGTGTCCCCGGTATTGCAAGATAGGGGACGGCCAGAATGGATTTTGTTTCATCAGGAAGAACAAAGGCGGACGATTGTATCAGACGGGATACGGTACGTCCACGGGATTCGCCATTGACCCCATCGAGAAGAAACCTCTTAATCACTTCTTGCCCGGGACTCCCGTACTAAGTTTTGGCACGGCAGGATGTAACCTCGGGTGTCGTTTCTGTCAGAATTGGGATACTTCAAAATCACGGTTGGATGAAACACGATCACTCCGGGATTTGACGGCGGAACAGGTCGTCCAACTCGCCGTTGACAAGAAATGCCCCAGCGTTGCCTACACCTATAACGATCCCACCATCTGGGGTGAATGGGTCATCGATATTGCGAAAATTTCGAAGGAGACCGGGATCAAGAATGTGATGGTAACGGCAGGATATATCACGCCGGAGGCGAGGGAAGAAATCTATCCTTTCATCGATGCAGCCAATGTGGATCTGAAGGCGTTCACGGAAACCTTTTATCACAAACTCACCTTCTCTCGCTTGGCGGATGTTTTGGACACCATAAGCTGGCTGGCGAATGAAACGGACGTGTGGATTGAATTGACCAATCTGGTTATTCCTGAACATAACGACAGCACGGACGAAATCGGGAAGATGGTCGATTGGGTTCTGGAAAATGTGGGCGATGAAATCCCCATGCATTTCACGGCATTCCATCCAGATTTCAAGATGATGGATATACCTCCCACTCCCCCTGAAATAGTCACAGAGGCGAGAAATCTAGCCGTTGAGAAGGGATTGAAATACGTTTACGTGGGAAACGTCCACAATCCCCATGGTCAGACGACCTATTGTCCCAGTTGTCACGCGTCGGTTATTGTAAGAAATTGGCATTCGGTCGTCTCCATGAACCTCACAGATGGTCGGTGTGAGTGCGGGCAAAGAATACCCGTGATCCAGGCCTAA
- the tkt gene encoding transketolase, producing the protein MMNQLERLCINTLRFLAVDAVEAAKSGHPGMPLGVAPAAYILWDRFRRHSPSNPQWFNRDRFVLSAGHGCALLYALLHLTGYDLSLEDIKRFRQWGSKTPGHPEYGSAPGVESTTGPLGQGFANGVGMAMAERFLANRYNRKGYPVVDHYTYAIVSDGDLMEGVSSEAASLAGLWGLGKIIYLHDDNHVTIEGSTDLAFTEDVHQRFESYGWHVQKVADGNDLQSIAGAIENAQEEVNRPSLVMIRTHIGFGSPKQDSASAHGEPLGPESSVKTKETLGWPLEPTFYIPEEAEKHFREALARGTRQESEWERLVEEYSGTYPDLAVNFRRIRRGELPPGWGDEVPEFRPEDGPIATRTASGKVLNVLAKHLDNLLGGSADLAPSNKTLLAAQDDFGLNGRWGPNVHFGVREHAMGAILNGVALHGGVLPYGGTFLVFSDYMRPALRLGALSRYKVIFIFTHDSIGLGEDGPTHQPVEHLMSLRAIPNFTVIRPADANETASAWKLAVEQDGPVALILTRQKIPVLDSTSHAVADGVRRGAYVLSEAKRADPHIVIIATGSEVHTALEAQRELSGQGIEARVVSMPSWELFEKQPVEYRHEVLPSRIPKLAVEAGSPLGWHKYVGETGVVIGLERFGASAPGSVVLENLGFSGSEVASRARALLEKTEKLSAS; encoded by the coding sequence ATGATGAATCAGCTCGAACGGTTGTGTATCAATACGCTGCGATTTCTGGCAGTGGACGCGGTGGAAGCTGCTAAATCCGGTCACCCGGGTATGCCCCTGGGGGTTGCTCCCGCCGCTTACATTCTGTGGGATCGATTCCGGCGCCATAGTCCCTCCAATCCCCAATGGTTCAATCGTGATCGCTTCGTTCTTTCGGCGGGACACGGATGTGCCCTGCTGTATGCTCTTCTCCATCTCACAGGATATGATCTGTCCCTGGAGGATATCAAACGCTTCCGTCAGTGGGGAAGCAAGACCCCGGGTCACCCGGAATACGGGTCGGCCCCCGGGGTGGAAAGCACCACGGGTCCATTGGGACAGGGCTTTGCCAACGGTGTGGGAATGGCCATGGCAGAGCGCTTTCTGGCAAATCGGTATAATCGTAAAGGATACCCGGTGGTGGATCATTACACCTATGCCATCGTGTCTGATGGTGATCTCATGGAAGGGGTGTCTTCGGAAGCAGCATCTCTGGCAGGTCTGTGGGGGCTGGGGAAAATCATCTATCTCCACGACGATAACCATGTTACCATAGAAGGAAGTACGGATCTCGCTTTCACGGAAGATGTCCATCAGCGGTTTGAGTCCTATGGCTGGCACGTGCAAAAAGTTGCCGACGGGAACGATCTGCAATCTATCGCCGGGGCTATCGAGAATGCCCAGGAAGAGGTGAATCGCCCCTCACTCGTCATGATTCGGACTCACATCGGGTTCGGAAGTCCCAAACAGGATTCCGCTTCCGCTCACGGGGAACCTCTCGGACCGGAGTCATCGGTGAAAACAAAAGAGACTCTTGGCTGGCCTCTGGAGCCCACATTCTACATACCTGAAGAGGCAGAGAAGCATTTTCGGGAGGCTCTGGCGCGGGGCACCCGGCAGGAATCCGAATGGGAAAGACTGGTGGAGGAGTATTCCGGGACTTATCCTGACCTGGCGGTGAATTTCAGGAGGATCAGGAGAGGCGAACTTCCACCTGGATGGGGTGACGAAGTGCCCGAATTTCGACCTGAGGACGGACCCATTGCCACGCGGACCGCATCGGGGAAGGTACTGAATGTGCTTGCGAAGCATCTTGATAATCTACTGGGTGGTTCCGCGGATCTGGCGCCGTCAAATAAGACATTACTTGCTGCTCAAGATGACTTTGGTTTGAACGGGAGATGGGGGCCAAATGTCCACTTTGGTGTGCGTGAACATGCCATGGGTGCCATTCTCAACGGCGTCGCATTGCACGGTGGAGTCCTTCCTTACGGCGGGACATTTCTGGTATTCTCCGATTACATGCGTCCGGCGCTGCGTCTGGGGGCCTTGAGTCGGTACAAAGTCATTTTTATTTTTACCCATGATAGTATCGGCTTAGGTGAAGACGGTCCCACTCACCAGCCTGTGGAGCATCTCATGTCTCTCCGGGCCATCCCGAATTTCACTGTGATAAGACCCGCGGATGCCAACGAAACAGCCTCAGCCTGGAAACTTGCAGTCGAGCAAGACGGCCCCGTGGCCCTGATTCTCACGAGACAGAAGATCCCGGTCCTCGATTCCACAAGTCATGCAGTGGCGGATGGCGTACGCCGGGGAGCGTATGTTCTATCGGAGGCAAAAAGAGCAGATCCCCATATCGTTATCATCGCTACGGGTTCAGAAGTCCATACCGCTCTGGAGGCACAAAGGGAGCTGTCCGGTCAAGGGATTGAAGCCCGCGTAGTTTCCATGCCGTCCTGGGAGTTATTTGAAAAACAACCCGTGGAGTACCGGCATGAGGTTCTGCCTTCCCGCATACCTAAGCTGGCTGTGGAGGCAGGGAGTCCTTTGGGATGGCACAAATACGTAGGCGAAACGGGAGTGGTGATTGGACTGGAGCGGTTTGGAGCTTCGGCTCCCGGCAGTGTCGTTCTGGAAAACCTTGGATTCAGTGGCAGTGAAGTCGCCTCCCGGGCCCGGGCACTCCTGGAAAAAACAGAGAAATTGTCAGCTTCCTGA